In one Mucilaginibacter ginsenosidivorax genomic region, the following are encoded:
- a CDS encoding IPT/TIG domain-containing protein, with product MKTKLTYSICIFFVMSFILPGCKKSSPVLIPVKVPAINTISPTSGIAGTVVTISGANFSATAADNTVKFNGTDATVTSATAGKLTVTAPAAASTGAITVTTAGGTATGPVFTYLLAPTIATISPVSAKAGTAITITGTNFDATAANNTVKFNGVAAAITSATTTKLVVTAPAAATSGAVTVATSGGTATGPVFTFIVAPTITAINPTSAAEGASVTITGTDFDAVAANNTVKFNGTTASVTTANTTQLVVKVPTGGSSGNVTVTTVGGTSNGIAFTYTATGPTVYVLGSDTRSGYGWWKNSSFTAIPSCTSAYAMVGSGTDIYIAGPTTANVPTYWKNGTAVQLSSQTGYTFSIVVSGTDVYCLGQINGTYYVWKNGTATQLTTTTVTNIGGSGTSNYLNNALAVSNGDTYVAGARYLGTSTILKATYWKNGTPIDITDGIHSGNAQATAICVSGGAIYIAGFEEIRDPASGGIINKAPRLWKNGISIPLTTPGNSLFNSVSSILVSGGDVYVGGQYNGAGAVWKNGTMLTPSAYAVAENVSSLFLYNNTDLYIGGASSSSGENGYWKNGDFVEMDPGCTILGPGCARTSANQVISLYVK from the coding sequence ATGAAAACAAAACTCACCTACTCTATTTGTATATTTTTTGTGATGTCTTTTATTTTGCCCGGCTGTAAAAAAAGCAGCCCGGTACTCATACCTGTAAAAGTACCTGCAATTAATACCATCAGCCCTACTTCTGGCATTGCCGGCACTGTAGTTACTATCAGCGGCGCCAACTTTAGCGCTACAGCTGCCGATAATACCGTAAAATTTAACGGAACTGATGCAACCGTTACATCGGCAACGGCAGGTAAGCTGACTGTAACCGCACCGGCAGCGGCCAGCACCGGGGCCATAACCGTAACTACTGCCGGCGGCACCGCTACCGGGCCGGTATTTACTTATTTATTGGCGCCAACAATTGCAACAATCAGCCCTGTTTCGGCCAAAGCAGGTACCGCTATAACAATCACCGGGACAAACTTTGACGCGACTGCGGCCAACAACACCGTTAAATTTAACGGTGTTGCTGCGGCTATTACATCGGCTACAACCACAAAATTAGTGGTTACCGCGCCAGCCGCGGCCACCAGCGGGGCCGTAACCGTAGCCACATCAGGCGGAACGGCAACCGGACCTGTATTTACCTTTATTGTAGCCCCAACTATCACGGCAATTAATCCAACATCGGCTGCCGAGGGTGCCTCAGTAACCATTACCGGGACTGATTTTGATGCCGTAGCTGCTAATAACACTGTTAAATTTAACGGTACCACCGCCAGCGTTACCACTGCAAATACTACGCAACTGGTTGTTAAAGTGCCAACCGGCGGCAGTTCAGGAAATGTAACTGTTACCACCGTTGGCGGTACATCTAATGGCATAGCTTTTACATACACAGCGACCGGACCAACTGTTTATGTACTTGGCTCCGATACCCGCAGCGGCTACGGTTGGTGGAAAAATTCTTCTTTTACGGCTATCCCCTCCTGCACAAGCGCATATGCTATGGTTGGTTCAGGTACTGACATCTATATTGCAGGCCCAACTACCGCAAATGTTCCCACTTACTGGAAAAATGGCACAGCTGTGCAGCTATCTTCGCAAACCGGGTACACGTTTTCGATAGTTGTTTCGGGCACCGATGTTTATTGCCTGGGCCAGATTAACGGAACTTACTATGTCTGGAAAAATGGCACGGCCACCCAGCTAACAACTACAACAGTCACTAATATCGGAGGCTCGGGCACCAGTAATTATTTAAACAATGCTTTAGCCGTGAGCAATGGCGATACCTACGTGGCCGGGGCACGATATCTGGGAACTTCTACCATTTTAAAAGCTACTTACTGGAAAAACGGCACACCAATTGACATAACCGATGGCATACACTCGGGTAATGCGCAGGCAACGGCCATATGTGTTTCGGGCGGTGCCATTTACATAGCTGGTTTTGAAGAAATAAGGGACCCTGCTTCGGGCGGAATTATCAATAAAGCCCCACGCCTCTGGAAAAATGGCATTTCCATACCATTAACCACACCGGGCAACAGCTTATTCAACAGCGTTTCCAGCATACTGGTGTCGGGCGGTGATGTTTATGTGGGCGGCCAATACAACGGCGCGGGGGCAGTTTGGAAAAATGGCACCATGCTTACTCCATCCGCCTATGCAGTTGCCGAAAACGTATCTTCGTTGTTCTTGTATAATAATACCGATTTATATATCGGCGGCGCATCGTCATCATCAGGCGAAAACGGCTATTGGAAAAATGGGGATTTTGTTGAAATGGACCCGGGATGCACCATACTGGGCCCGGGTTGTGCGCGTACATCGGCAAACCAGGTTATTTCTTTGTATGTTAAATAA
- a CDS encoding response regulator → MPVSIVLFEDNDRLRESLAYLLNSDPDYAVKGNFDNCTQAAEIIERLKPDVVLMDIDMPGKTGISGVAMVKQARPETAVIMYTVFEDDEKLFQCLCAGANGYLLKKTPPARLFDAIREVLDGGAPMSPVIARKVLMSFQQKTDNQYNLTSRETDVLQLLIKGNSIKIIADELNMAFDTVRSHLKKIYLKLHVNCGKEAIAKALKEKIL, encoded by the coding sequence ATGCCGGTAAGTATAGTTTTATTTGAAGATAACGATCGTTTGCGCGAGTCGTTGGCCTACCTGCTTAACAGCGACCCTGATTACGCGGTTAAAGGCAATTTTGATAATTGCACCCAGGCAGCAGAAATTATAGAACGGCTTAAGCCCGATGTTGTGCTGATGGATATAGATATGCCCGGCAAAACAGGTATAAGTGGCGTTGCTATGGTAAAACAAGCGCGGCCGGAAACTGCTGTAATCATGTACACTGTTTTTGAGGACGATGAGAAGCTTTTTCAATGCCTTTGCGCGGGGGCCAACGGTTATTTACTAAAAAAAACGCCGCCAGCCCGGCTGTTTGATGCCATTCGCGAGGTATTGGATGGTGGCGCGCCCATGTCGCCGGTGATTGCCAGAAAAGTGCTGATGTCATTTCAGCAAAAAACCGATAACCAATATAACCTCACTTCGCGCGAAACGGATGTGTTGCAGCTTTTAATAAAAGGGAACAGCATTAAAATAATTGCCGACGAATTGAACATGGCTTTTGATACCGTGCGCTCGCACCTCAAAAAAATTTACCTGAAACTTCATGTAAACTGCGGCAAAGAAGCGATAGCCAAGGCGCTGAAAGAAAAAATATTGTAA
- a CDS encoding sensor histidine kinase: MVKEHIFLTTTGGGIFYTNLLNTPWKELLIGKTADVNDTWNIRAAGVDKFWIGTQRGIYEWKKGMAGPRPVNVPLIGKCPVITQFTDKENVLWMGLGEGNGLAAYNLTNNSLQLYSKKDKGNQLPIRFPVCIAEDEFGDLWMGGTEGRGLVKWSRTNHQFALFPPAYNTDFDNGVINTIYADKRGKIWMGTNAGLVKFDISSQKFKKVDMPEALSSNTVYSLAADNKGRLWIGTKNGLNCMEPGTGHFFLFGGYYPSSEDPVLSVKYDSAANKVYFNTAHIFYSAIPNQLLRPRRAPGVLITAVTSSGNNLNPAQSISLPANDNNISIAFSAVNLVDGMQNRYYYRLNNLSKNWISAGRTRQISFSNLLSGNYTFSVKAQMADGTMSTNQATLLFSVQTPYYKSWWFIVLAIITTGGIIYFIYLNRIRQVLRVQAIRNSIATDLHDDIGSTLSNINILTELSNANLSAPEQARSFLKRITEEVNTSNQSLDDIVWSINTLNDSYEQTVARMKRYTAELFEGANIAYHFHFDEKIAYKKLHMEKRKDIYLVFKEAVNNIYKHAAATHVDISLQSHQNHLQMIIKDNGKGFDTTQPTSRNGIKNMKIRLAKWKGSISILSAIDEGTLLTIIIPVL; the protein is encoded by the coding sequence GTGGTTAAAGAACATATTTTTTTAACCACCACCGGCGGCGGGATATTTTATACCAATCTGCTTAATACGCCATGGAAGGAGCTATTAATTGGAAAAACTGCAGATGTAAACGACACCTGGAACATAAGAGCCGCGGGAGTGGATAAATTTTGGATAGGTACACAAAGAGGTATATATGAATGGAAAAAAGGCATGGCCGGCCCCCGGCCTGTAAATGTGCCATTAATTGGAAAATGCCCCGTGATTACCCAATTTACCGATAAGGAAAACGTACTGTGGATGGGCCTTGGCGAAGGGAATGGCCTTGCTGCTTATAATTTAACTAACAATAGCCTGCAGCTTTATTCAAAAAAGGACAAAGGCAACCAATTGCCCATCAGGTTCCCCGTTTGTATTGCCGAGGATGAATTTGGCGACCTGTGGATGGGCGGTACCGAAGGGCGCGGGCTGGTAAAGTGGAGCCGGACCAATCATCAATTCGCGTTGTTCCCCCCGGCTTATAATACCGATTTTGATAATGGCGTCATCAATACCATCTATGCAGATAAAAGGGGCAAGATATGGATGGGCACCAATGCCGGCCTGGTGAAATTTGACATCAGCAGCCAAAAGTTTAAAAAGGTTGATATGCCCGAAGCCCTATCGTCAAATACGGTTTACAGCCTGGCTGCCGACAATAAAGGCCGCCTATGGATTGGCACTAAAAACGGATTAAACTGCATGGAACCCGGCACCGGCCATTTTTTTTTATTTGGCGGTTATTACCCATCGTCAGAAGATCCTGTGTTAAGCGTAAAGTACGACAGCGCCGCAAACAAGGTATATTTTAATACGGCCCATATATTTTACAGTGCAATACCAAACCAATTGCTGCGGCCACGCCGGGCCCCCGGCGTATTAATTACGGCTGTAACTTCATCGGGCAACAATTTAAACCCGGCGCAAAGCATCAGCCTGCCTGCCAACGATAATAATATCAGCATCGCTTTTAGTGCGGTTAACCTGGTTGATGGTATGCAAAACAGGTATTATTACCGACTTAACAACCTGAGCAAAAATTGGATCTCGGCAGGCCGAACGCGGCAAATATCATTTTCAAACCTGTTGTCGGGCAATTACACTTTCAGCGTTAAAGCACAAATGGCCGATGGTACTATGAGTACAAACCAGGCCACCCTGCTTTTTTCGGTGCAAACCCCTTACTATAAAAGCTGGTGGTTTATTGTTTTAGCCATCATAACCACAGGTGGTATTATTTATTTCATCTACCTTAACCGCATCAGGCAGGTGCTGCGGGTTCAGGCTATCCGCAATAGCATCGCTACGGATTTACATGACGATATTGGTTCAACCCTTAGCAACATCAATATACTTACCGAACTGAGCAACGCCAACCTATCAGCGCCAGAACAAGCCCGGAGCTTTTTGAAACGGATAACCGAAGAAGTAAACACCTCCAACCAATCATTAGATGATATTGTGTGGAGCATAAACACCCTTAATGACAGCTATGAGCAAACTGTGGCCAGGATGAAAAGATATACCGCCGAATTGTTTGAAGGTGCAAACATTGCCTATCATTTCCACTTTGACGAGAAGATAGCCTATAAAAAGCTGCACATGGAAAAAAGAAAAGACATTTACCTGGTGTTTAAAGAGGCGGTAAACAACATTTACAAACATGCTGCCGCAACGCATGTCGACATCAGCCTGCAAAGCCATCAAAACCATTTGCAAATGATTATTAAAGATAATGGCAAAGGCTTTGATACCACACAGCCTACTTCACGTAACGGTATAAAAAACATGAAAATACGGTTGGCAAAGTGGAAAGGAAGTATTTCAATTTTGTCGGCCATCGATGAAGGTACTTTGCTTACCATTATTATACCCGTGCTTTAA
- a CDS encoding ligand-binding sensor domain-containing protein, which yields MYRKLILVLLLNGMALAAHSQKLDKILPAYFSVKDGLPDATINTICQDDDGFLWLGTNYGLSRYDGVEFKNFYHSKTTSSLPGNNIISIQKLPGHRLLAATSTGLCIFNTRTNIFKTLLVPASAKMFPFENNFYIASVDKQNNIWAASQMGLYKLDQNLNILQFTRGANDQGATLVMFVESIHPLPNGSVLFRLVKDKKIQYHIYTPASNKIIPLNQLKGYPLSVIDSLNVRDIAFDKKGNSWFVKHMVDSVFFLNSLSGQITASAFNHLPGKGQIYYNTHINLLNNGLATCTLNDGGLAYWNTQASAVGRSDFKSDVLLPKQHVFCTLFDTEGNLWVGTGNGLYKFTLIANGISTSELPAYNPGITVG from the coding sequence ATGTACCGAAAACTCATCTTGGTTTTATTGCTGAATGGTATGGCGCTTGCTGCCCATTCACAAAAGCTGGACAAAATACTGCCGGCATATTTTTCTGTAAAAGATGGTTTGCCTGATGCCACCATCAATACAATTTGCCAGGACGATGATGGCTTTTTATGGCTGGGCACCAACTATGGCTTAAGCCGGTATGACGGGGTTGAGTTTAAAAATTTTTATCACTCCAAAACAACAAGCTCGCTGCCGGGCAACAATATCATCTCCATACAAAAATTGCCCGGCCACCGGTTACTGGCAGCCACCTCAACCGGCTTATGTATTTTTAATACCAGGACTAATATATTTAAAACCCTGCTGGTGCCGGCTTCGGCAAAAATGTTCCCTTTCGAAAATAATTTTTACATCGCATCGGTAGATAAGCAAAACAACATTTGGGCGGCCTCGCAAATGGGGCTTTATAAGCTCGATCAAAACCTTAATATACTTCAATTTACCAGGGGGGCTAATGACCAGGGAGCAACCTTGGTTATGTTCGTCGAAAGTATCCACCCCCTACCCAACGGAAGCGTTCTTTTCAGATTGGTGAAGGATAAAAAAATTCAATATCATATCTATACTCCCGCAAGCAACAAAATTATTCCGTTAAACCAGTTAAAGGGGTATCCGCTATCGGTGATAGATAGCTTAAACGTGAGGGATATTGCGTTTGATAAAAAGGGCAATTCGTGGTTTGTAAAACATATGGTTGATAGTGTTTTCTTCTTGAATTCCTTATCCGGCCAGATAACTGCCTCGGCTTTCAATCATTTACCCGGCAAAGGCCAGATATATTATAACACCCACATCAACCTGCTAAATAATGGACTGGCAACTTGTACCCTAAACGATGGCGGGCTGGCGTATTGGAATACCCAGGCATCGGCCGTTGGGCGCAGCGATTTTAAAAGCGACGTATTACTACCCAAACAACATGTGTTTTGCACGTTATTTGATACCGAAGGCAACCTTTGGGTGGGTACCGGCAATGGTTTATATAAGTTTACGCTGATTGCCAACGGCATTTCTACATCGGAACTGCCGGCATATAACCCCGGGATCACCGTGGGATAG
- a CDS encoding ArsR/SmtB family transcription factor, whose amino-acid sequence MKTRRDVYQAIADPTRRAIINMIATQPHNVNTIAANFDVTRQAISLHIQILADCGLINVKRHGRDRFCEARLDQLGEVSAWIDQYRQHWESKLDNLENYVVQLKNERNGKHKK is encoded by the coding sequence ATGAAAACCAGACGAGACGTTTACCAGGCCATAGCCGACCCTACCCGTAGGGCCATAATTAACATGATTGCTACGCAGCCGCATAACGTGAACACTATAGCGGCAAACTTTGATGTTACACGCCAGGCGATATCGTTGCACATCCAGATCCTGGCCGATTGCGGCCTTATTAACGTTAAGCGGCATGGGCGCGACAGGTTTTGCGAAGCCCGGCTCGATCAGCTCGGCGAGGTATCGGCCTGGATAGATCAGTACCGCCAGCATTGGGAAAGCAAATTAGATAATCTTGAAAACTATGTTGTACAATTAAAAAATGAACGAAATGGAAAACACAAAAAGTAA
- a CDS encoding SRPBCC family protein produces MENTKSNTADRELRLTRTLEAPVELVWEVWTQPEHIAKWWGPNGFTNTISKMDVEPEGEWDLVMHGPDGTDYKNKSIFKEVIPLKKIVYEHVSGPKFVATIEFEAQGEQTHISWHMLFESREQFIQVVKTFKADEGLKQNLEKLNQYVKGVKLG; encoded by the coding sequence ATGGAAAACACAAAAAGTAACACTGCCGACCGCGAATTACGCCTGACCCGAACATTGGAAGCCCCGGTTGAACTGGTATGGGAAGTATGGACCCAGCCAGAGCATATTGCCAAATGGTGGGGCCCAAACGGTTTCACCAACACCATTAGTAAAATGGATGTTGAACCCGAAGGCGAGTGGGACCTGGTAATGCATGGCCCCGACGGAACAGATTATAAAAACAAAAGCATATTCAAAGAGGTTATCCCGCTTAAAAAAATAGTTTATGAACATGTGAGCGGCCCTAAATTTGTTGCCACTATTGAATTTGAAGCGCAGGGCGAACAAACACACATTAGCTGGCATATGCTGTTTGAATCGCGTGAGCAATTTATACAAGTTGTAAAAACCTTTAAAGCCGACGAAGGGCTGAAACAGAATTTGGAAAAACTAAACCAATACGTAAAAGGTGTAAAATTGGGGTAG
- a CDS encoding helix-turn-helix domain-containing protein, whose product MPNMQPRRFKTISEFHQFRGLPKPEHPLISVINLENVTQVPGAEMSMVKDFYSVALKRNFNARMKYGQHDYDFDDGIMFFMAPGQVLKIETDPNAALNQSGWMLLFHPDFLWNTPLAKSIKRYEYFDYSVKEALFLSEKEENIIGAIMQNIQQEYHSNIDKFSQDIIVAQIDVLLTYSERFYQRQFITRKIANHQILDRLEAILTAYFSSEALAQKGLPTVAYIAETLNVSPNYLSGLLKILTGQSTQQHIHDKLIEKAKEKLSTTNLSVSEIAYELGFEHPQSFSKLFKTKTHFSPLEFRQSFN is encoded by the coding sequence ATGCCAAATATGCAACCCAGGCGATTTAAAACAATAAGCGAATTTCACCAGTTCAGGGGTTTGCCTAAGCCGGAGCACCCGCTAATAAGCGTTATAAACCTGGAAAATGTTACCCAGGTACCCGGCGCTGAAATGAGCATGGTAAAAGATTTTTATTCGGTTGCATTAAAAAGAAATTTTAATGCGCGGATGAAATACGGACAACACGATTATGATTTTGACGATGGTATTATGTTTTTTATGGCACCCGGCCAGGTTTTAAAAATTGAGACCGATCCCAATGCCGCATTAAATCAATCCGGGTGGATGTTATTGTTTCATCCCGATTTTTTATGGAACACGCCTTTAGCTAAATCAATTAAGCGCTATGAGTATTTTGATTATTCGGTGAAAGAAGCCCTATTTCTGTCGGAAAAGGAGGAAAACATCATTGGGGCTATAATGCAAAACATCCAGCAGGAATATCATTCAAACATTGATAAGTTTAGCCAGGACATCATTGTTGCACAAATTGACGTATTGCTTACTTATTCGGAAAGGTTTTACCAGCGCCAGTTTATCACCCGCAAAATAGCTAACCACCAGATTCTTGATCGTTTGGAAGCTATTCTTACTGCTTATTTTAGCAGTGAGGCCCTGGCACAAAAAGGATTGCCTACAGTTGCTTACATTGCCGAAACACTAAATGTATCGCCCAATTATTTAAGCGGCTTATTAAAAATATTAACAGGCCAAAGCACCCAGCAGCACATTCATGATAAGCTGATAGAAAAGGCAAAAGAAAAACTATCAACCACCAATTTATCAGTAAGCGAAATTGCCTACGAATTAGGGTTCGAACATCCCCAATCGTTTAGCAAATTATTTAAAACAAAAACCCATTTTTCGCCGCTGGAGTTCAGGCAGTCATTCAATTAA
- a CDS encoding GIN domain-containing protein: MKTKILSVITMFVVVLGLTQSTYAKSLTIDAFTVLNDISTINKIEVHGNVELYISDATRDQVKVYNKYYAERALVQTKNGVLSIASYTNEKLVVWVSAADLRSVSVFDNSSLTSFGKLSKIEFNVDLHNSAVASLNLDAFSTTLTVKDNATADLKGATEELNLNRAIQSNVNNSNFAVTHLVENKAILAAGMGRSVIGI, encoded by the coding sequence ATGAAAACCAAAATTTTATCCGTAATCACAATGTTTGTTGTTGTGTTAGGATTAACACAATCAACCTACGCCAAATCACTAACAATTGATGCCTTCACTGTATTAAATGATATCAGCACCATCAATAAAATAGAAGTTCATGGTAATGTAGAACTATACATCTCTGACGCCACCCGCGACCAGGTAAAAGTTTACAATAAATACTATGCCGAACGTGCTTTGGTGCAAACCAAAAATGGCGTGTTAAGCATTGCCTCTTATACCAACGAAAAACTGGTAGTTTGGGTAAGCGCTGCCGACCTGCGTTCCGTTTCGGTATTTGATAACTCATCCTTAACATCATTCGGTAAACTGTCAAAAATTGAATTTAACGTTGATTTGCATAACAGCGCAGTAGCCAGTTTAAACTTAGATGCTTTTAGTACTACCTTAACTGTAAAAGATAATGCGACAGCAGATTTGAAAGGCGCAACAGAAGAATTAAACCTTAACAGGGCAATTCAGTCGAATGTTAACAATAGCAACTTTGCTGTAACCCATTTAGTTGAAAACAAAGCCATTTTAGCCGCAGGTATGGGCCGCAGTGTAATTGGCATATAA